A window of Miscanthus floridulus cultivar M001 chromosome 12, ASM1932011v1, whole genome shotgun sequence genomic DNA:
ggggcagcgcagtcctggcatggacatatcgacagctatgcgttgtctaccgtcgcacctcaggacatgcgaaccttggaggttgctcctacctactccaggtttggtgttgggaacgattgcccgttgggaggacccttaataatggtttaccggtaagtacttcggtttattatattcttccaggcagttatatatgatgagattatttgttgctaattcattatcgtgttcaatgcagcgatggaacgggcatgatacactccctacagctctgtatatctaaacgaaagcacagttagttagagggaatgcgtggcgcaagtacagggagtatacggacggtctcgacgtcctgacacagcatcAGGTTAtgctctctatactatcgtagcagtgtcttcttcgatgtacactatatcacaacctaacacaattacgaaatttcaggtgttttggtgtccttgggattctccggagctcCAGGGCTATCTGAGTCCtgccactagggacgagtcacacgagtatcgctgcgacgttcctcttattttcttccatgtggtcgagattcacttgtccATCCGGGTctacagacagtttggaagaatgatatggtgcccaccaccgctttactccaccaatcaaaAATTGCACgtgtgcgttatcgattaataacaatgctataatttagaggtgtgtttggtacaactaacatcgttttgttgtagattgaccgcaggaagaggtacaagactaaggattggcgtgtgacacacaactcgtacatccatttgtggcagaccagggtaccacatgcggtccttgcgggtcctccacacgaccaacataccttcgacgagtacctacggtggcttcataggtctacgaggacacatatcaagcccccgtacactgacgtggcgattgacgaggactcggaggaagatgtcatcgaagatgtgtacgacgttaccactagggaggacatagctacagagagccccgcttcaaagatacgtggtaagatacttgaatggtacaatttgttatccttttggtattaagtacgtgtactaaaactgtccaaccgcgtttctgtacccaggcgacacaattgtcaaggctgtccaacgaagcagcgttccggcttcacgggtctagagggcaggggccaggcgttctcgtggcttttgtggaggtaaacataaacttgtccgtttcgaaaatgtttctttagtgtctATACGTTTGcgtaatgcactaactttaacgtctattgatgcagaaggtgaagaagagctacaggaagctagctcagaagctgacctgcatggacactccttatgaggaaccaccACTCCCGGCGTGGTCGGGtagcacgtcttcagcctctttgaggacaccagccggctcttctcagccgatgacttCAGCGCGGTCGGGTGCCACTtctgcggtgcgtacaccaccacatcatagcgctgggaaggaccctgcaaccgaggacgacgatgacgacgcccCCCtaggcttccgcagacagcacggctagtgggacgattggccgtagCACGAGATCGGTATGTCTCatctaggtggtgccccgcttggtacccaaggagcctcacatgtactatcaaagatagtttatttaaatacgtacgctccatgaactaacgatcataaagaattataagtaatcgtgcgtatcatatacctacagggtacgagccgtacgcaccatcGACGCAACCATACCAACGTTGGCtatactcccaatgtgttgccaacaaatccgaagagacagaggcgtctgaGGGATCCTtgcactcctgggtcttagtttgttaggtcaaacgaatattggcatccgaaacatgcggggttatttggttatgttatctcaaacttatgtcaaaacaatgaatatgttatgtggcagcttgtcaacttgcttcttattcgtttctttgagtcacggcagcactgccggcgagattaagtaccctgcgttcAGGAAtcggcagtcccggcgtatctggacgccggtggcaatttttcgtaattaattagttaaaatggtgcataaccgtattatgaaagacgaaaaactaatcattggcttatcaaattctctattcggtcgtgaaaaaaactcaacaaaatacggaCGTGACGCGTTTCGATTCAACCATCCAGGTAGCTCGGGCAGGTGACAggcgcagcggccaggtggtgtggctgctcgggcggtatatttggtccagccgcgccacgcaACAGGACGCGGCACTACCGTgccaaggtcggtggcgcggcaggacctgccacgtcatcggtctCCCAGGCCagcccacgccacgtcagccctctgccgcgccatcatgcatggcgcggcacaggcatttagccgcgccagggcaataggcgcggccaaaagtgttagtttaaaaaaaacgacagtattagatttaaaattatattcaaaaggggttaaaattaaaaaaaaatcgcccAGAAACGGGTGCAGGATCTGGAGGCCCAGTAGCGTCAATACCGAACTTGGCCCAGAAAATGCACGGCGACATCGAGCATTTATCTGCCCGCTAAATATTTTGCGATCCCATTGTTAACTTGCGAGTCCATCCCAGAAACGCACCAAGAgtaataaataatataaatttcCTAAAACGCTAGTGTTTCATACCCGAGGGTGTCTAACAGAAACGCTATCAAATTGAATGAAAGTATATACTCCCCACAACAATTACACAATGGCAGGTCTAGCCAGTGTCAGAAATATTGGTGACCTATTATCACCAAACACAAGCTGAGGACTCTCTTTCAATCGCCATACATACAAGTGAAAAAGGATGGAGAAACTTATAAGTTGCAATGAGGCTCATTAAGGATTTTCAATCCCACTGCCTGGCCAATCACGGATAAAaagttgaaaaaaaaaaactatgagtTCGAATGAAGCTCAAGAGGGATTTTCAGTCCTACTAGCTGGCCAACCACGGATAACCATGCCGGTAAATACTGCAGCAAGCGCTCCTTATCTGTCGCTTTACTTtcttcgagaagtagcttcatcCAATCACTGGTTGCACAGGGGTGCAGGGTCAACCATGGATTGCTTAGATGGGGATGCTCCTGCAGGATTCAAGTACAGGTAGAACATAATCCTTGCACAATTAGCAAACGACAGACCAGAGTTCATTTTATGTGTCACTCTCATGACTCAAGAGCAAAATTCTGTTTCAATAGAAATCAAGAATCATGTATGAAGCAGGCATACCTCTTGAGTAATAAACGTCCACTTTCATTCACTTAATACTTTTTGTGAGTGAGAAGGAAGCCCCTCTTTCACCTCATCTAGAGTTGCCCACCTAAGTACAGGTTTCAGATGTTTGCTGTTAAGGAGAAACCAATATAATGTACTCCGTAATAAAATTCACTTGTGTTCTCAAGTATACTTACTAGTGTGATAACCCCGAAAGTATAGCACTGGGACTTTGTAGGCGAAGCTGTAGACAACATGGAAATCATAAACATGAACATTGTCACTAGAATTCTCGAGCTGCAAAGAGAATGAATCATACATGACTTCAGAGCTCGAGTTGTGTGAAGTGTGCTAATACTAGATCAATAGGAGTCAAGTCTTGTCCCCAAAATTCTGTACAATACCCTGTGTCCCAAAATCATCACCCAATTAGAGCTGCTGCCTTTATATAAACTCTAATTGTTGtgcaggggtgagatgaagaTATGACAACAGCAGAAGATCAGACTTGGCTCATTTATCAATAAGCAGGTCACAGAAACATTTACCCAAGCTACATCCCCTGCACCATCGAACTTCTCCATCTCCTCAATCTGCTCCTGGAGAAACATTATGCTAGTTAAATGCAAGCGTGAATATATCACCTGTTGCAAACATCATATATCACTTATCATATTTATACAGATACAGGACAGGAAACTAtccacctggcttcttccacAACTGCGGTACACTCTTTCCAGGGCTAGATACCCCTCTACCTGCAAGACAAACAAGCATATTCAACTGCGCCCCCGATCAGAAAACAACAAGGTGAATCAGAAAAAGGAGACAGGAAAACAAATATATACGGGGAAAAAAAGATACAAACCTCCGGCGGCACCCCCGATTTGCTGCACGGCTTCCATGTCCATTCAGGAAGGGAATCATCGACCTCAATCTCCTTCCACCTCTTAACCAGCGCCGCCGCGGAGGTGTTGAAGCTGTCCGGAGACAGAGTCCCGTCCCATACAGGGGAGCCTCCCATCGCGAAGCGGGGGCAGACTCAGCGCGGGCAAAGGCCGACCACCAGTCTTTCACCGTGGAATCGCTAAGCTCCCAATCTCCCGGCGCCGGGCGCCAAAATCCGCAGCCGCTCTTCCTGATTTGCCCACGGCGGCTTGCGCTCTGCCGTGGCTTTACGCCTCGATCGAGGGGAACCGGATTACCGGAAGATTGGGGAAAGGGGAACTCTCCCTCGGCTGCCGGTTGCCGGCTGCGGGTCCCCAGCGCCGGGATGCGTCACGCAGAGCACGGTCTGTACGCCGATGGCGGCTGTGTGACCTGTGTCGTCGCCTCCAGCGTCGAGCGGCTGGACCGGATTGATGAGCCCGGTTAGATCACATGTCTTCCGTGGACTCGTGGTGGACTGATGAGGATTCGGTCGGTTGGGCTTATGAGCCCGATTTTCTGGTTTGGGCCGTATCCTCGTATCGGACGAGCTTTGCGTTTGATGCGTCTGAAGAATTTGTGAATAATTCGATATATATTTCTCTTTTCAATAAATTACATTAAAAAATCTTTATAAATATAGTAATAAAACAATGTAAATATAGTTATAAAGTGTATGAGAAAAAATTAGTTAACGAGAGGCTAAAACAACTGGTTTTTACTAGACATTTACTATATCTAAGCCAGTACGTATCTACTAATTTCTACAGTACACCGTGCATACGTATATAGAGAGTATCTGTATTCAATCCAACTCAATTAATAAAGAGTGGTGTTCCTCAATTATTATCGGAGCAATAAATTAAGCGCGCGATCACAAATGTCAACTCAAAAGTCCTCGTCGACGCTGAAGATATGGTTTGCGGCAGCGCCGCCGCTGAGGCTGGACATCACGGACGCCTTCTGGTACTCCCCGACGCGCTTCTCAAAGAAGTTGGTCTTGCCCTGCAGCGAGATGAGCTCCATCCAGTCGAAGGGGTTGGCGACGTTGTACATCTTGTTGTGCCCCAGCGCCATGAGCAGGCGGTCGGCGACGAACTCGATGTACTGGCTCATGAGCGCGCCGTTCATCCCGACGAGCGCGACGGGGAGCGCGTCGCAGACGAACTCGCGCTCGATGTCGACGGCGTCGGCGACGATCTCGCGGACGCGGGACTCGTCGAGCTTGCCGCGGAGGAGATCGTAGAGGAGGCAGGCGAAGTCGCAGTGGAGGCCCTCGTCGCGGGAGATGAGCTCGTTGGAGAAGGTGAGGCCCGGCAAGAGGCCGCGCTTCTTGAGCCAGAAGATGGCGCAGAAGGAGCCCGAGAAGAAGATGCCCTCGACGCAGGCGAAGGCGACAAGGCGCTCGGCGAAGCGCTCCCCGCCGTCGATCCAGCGCATGGCCCAGTCGGCCTTGCGGCGCACGGCGGGGACGGTCTCGATGGCGCGGAAGAGGCGGTCCTTCTCGGCGCCGTCGCGGATGTAGGTCTCCAGCAGCAGCGAGTACATCTCCGAGTGGATGTTCTCGATGGCGATCTGGAAGCCGTAGAAGGCGCGCGCCTCGGCCACCTGCACGTCGGACATGAAGCGGGAGGCGAGGTTCTCCAGCACGATGCCGtcggaggcggcgaagaaggagAGCACGTGGGAGATGAAGTGGCGCTCGTCGGGGGAGAGCGCGGCGTCCCAGTGGCGCGCGTCCGCTGAGAGGTCCACCTCCTCGGCGGTCCAGAAGGACGCCACCgccttcttgtagaactcccagATCTGCGGGTACCGGATCGGGAACATGGAGAAGCGGTCCGACGACTCCGCCAGCAACGGCTCCTCCAGGTCGCAAGCGTGAACAAGCGCCGGCGCGGAAGGCATCGTCGGAGAGGCTGGAAGATTCGAGGGGTGGAGGATTGGAGGATTTCGGTGGGATTGTGCGAGTCCAGAATGGGCAGCGGCGGGATTGATTTATAGGGGAGTGGAAGGGAGTTGGGGGGAGATTTTGAATCCGAAATtcgggccatgtttagttcacgcCGGATTCGGCGCCGCCGGAAAACCGGACACGgtagcattttgtttttattcgGTAATAATTGTCCGatcgttgattaattaggctcaaaacgtttgtctcgtaaagtacaaccaaac
This region includes:
- the LOC136496902 gene encoding LOW QUALITY PROTEIN: ubiquitin-like-conjugating enzyme ATG10 (The sequence of the model RefSeq protein was modified relative to this genomic sequence to represent the inferred CDS: substituted 1 base at 1 genomic stop codon) is translated as MGGSPVWDGTLSPDSFNTSAAALVKRWKEIEVDDSLPEWTWKPCSKSGVPPEVEGYLALERVYRSCGRSQEQIEEMEKFDGAGDVAWLENSSDNVHVYDFHVVYSFAYKVPVLYFRGYHTSKWATLDEVKEGLPSHSQKVLSEXKWTFITQEEHPHLSNPWLTLHPCATSDWMKLLLEESKATDKERLLQYLPAWLSVVGQLVGLKIPLELHSNS
- the LOC136497493 gene encoding ribonucleoside-diphosphate reductase small chain-like; translated protein: MPSAPALVHACDLEEPLLAESSDRFSMFPIRYPQIWEFYKKAVASFWTAEEVDLSADARHWDAALSPDERHFISHVLSFFAASDGIVLENLASRFMSDVQVAEARAFYGFQIAIENIHSEMYSLLLETYIRDGAEKDRLFRAIETVPAVRRKADWAMRWIDGGERFAERLVAFACVEGIFFSGSFCAIFWLKKRGLLPGLTFSNELISRDEGLHCDFACLLYDLLRGKLDESRVREIVADAVDIEREFVCDALPVALVGMNGALMSQYIEFVADRLLMALGHNKMYNVANPFDWMELISLQGKTNFFEKRVGEYQKASVMSSLSGGAAANHIFSVDEDF